In Beijerinckia indica subsp. indica ATCC 9039, the genomic window TGGGATAGCGAGCATGGTAATCGGGCATCACATGATCGATGACAATCGTGCCCGCATAGGTCTGACGCAAGGCTTCGACTTCGGCGACCGCCGCTTCCGCTTCAGTTCGTCCCGGCATGAGAGCGGCGCGATTGACAAGGCCCCAGCCGTAATATTGTGTATGCGCGATCTCGACCCGGCGCGCACCGAGCTTGACCGCCATTTCGACCATTTTTCCAGCGCGGCTGACATTGGCATGGTGAATGACCGCATTCACGGTCAAAGGAAGGCCCGCCTTGATGACCCAAGCAGCAACCGCCTGCTTTTTAGCATAGGCCCCTTCATAACCGGCAATCCGGTCGGCGGAGGCGGCTTCAGCATCCTGAATTGACAATTGCACATGATCGAGTCCGGCTTCGCTCAGAGCCTCGACGCCTCTTTCAGTGAGACCGATGCCGGAAGTGATCAGATTGGTATAAAGGCCGATCTTCGCACAATGCGTGACAATCTCGGTAAGATCGCGCCGCGCAACAGGCTCGCCGCCAGAAAGATGCACCTGCAGAACACCCAGTGCCGCCGCCTCGGAAAAGACGCGGTTCCAGGTCGCCGTATCAAGTTCATGGGCGAGCGGTTCAAGCTCCAAAGGATTCGAGCAATAGGGACAGGCAAGCGGGCAACGATGGGTCAGTTCCGCGAGCAAGCCCAAGGGTGGGGCAACGGGCGGAGTAAGCGGCGGCGCAACGTTCTGCGGGCTCGTCTCGTTCATAGATCCAACAT contains:
- the pqqE gene encoding pyrroloquinoline quinone biosynthesis protein PqqE, which translates into the protein MNETSPQNVAPPLTPPVAPPLGLLAELTHRCPLACPYCSNPLELEPLAHELDTATWNRVFSEAAALGVLQVHLSGGEPVARRDLTEIVTHCAKIGLYTNLITSGIGLTERGVEALSEAGLDHVQLSIQDAEAASADRIAGYEGAYAKKQAVAAWVIKAGLPLTVNAVIHHANVSRAGKMVEMAVKLGARRVEIAHTQYYGWGLVNRAALMPGRTEAEAAVAEVEALRQTYAGTIVIDHVMPDYHARYPKACMGGWARRTLNITPTGKALPCHAAETIPGLNFANVRDMSLADIWFHSPAFEAFRGTAWMREPCASCERKEIDFGGCRCQALALTGDASRTDPVCIASPDHDKVAAVAGFRQEGAAEVPYVYRRQKQPVSSV